From Lolium perenne isolate Kyuss_39 chromosome 5, Kyuss_2.0, whole genome shotgun sequence, a single genomic window includes:
- the LOC127303149 gene encoding uncharacterized protein — MTLSQQSQQSQPAGHFRAGFDNCLDDFLDANAPEEVETHEEAETPEEADTTEVPEPSTKKFYETLFAAQKPLHSLTEVTQLDAIARLMVFKSDRNLSRDGFDDLLTIIGSILPQGHLLTKNMYESNKILSALKMPYEQIHCCPKGCMLFRKEHAEGKYCIKCKSSRYFEVDSGNGQKRQTGVAQKILRYLPFLPRIQRLFMTEESAQQMRWPSLGHRYRKEKMIHPSDGAAWQKFAALHPKKAGDPRSVAIAISTDGFNPYGMSAATYSCWPVFVIPLNLPPGVVMRSQNMFVSLIIPGPKYPGKNMSVYLEPLVDDLLVGWEGRGVRTYDAVTKKHFDMYVWYHTSLHDLPARALFCGWCTHGKWPCPVCRQAVTFFWLTKGGKYSCFDEHRKFLDQNHRFRSDKKRFKKGVAITTPRPRLRTGAEIKAKLEALRPNANGNGFEGYGETHQWTHIPCLWKLPYFHQLELPHNIDVMHTEKNIAEALWSTIMDTEKTKDNIKARIDQQQWCDRPEYDMKPPGVKGPKWSKPKARFCPSRSDRRDIFRWIVDCLCFPDGYVANWARGANIDTLRVGGLKSHDYHVWLERIMPVMIRGFVDEETWLVLSELSFFFRQLCAKELDRKVVEKLHDQAPELLCKLEMLLPPGFFNPMQHMILHLPWEALLGGTVQTRWQYGPERETKKLREMCGNKCKIKASIAEAVLKVEVSNFTTKYYDENIATRHNPVLRYNAADPKDVAQLSIFIGLGGKSSGTQKKCIKNQEWEEIHTYVLKSMDEVKPYIEQFNEKYWKVRSRGPNYKEKDELFKKGGGFGFISWFSSLAKRDREMNPELRKIANGFEYSTASYNAYDVNGYRFHTHEYTQSRPNRKTINSGVLCEGSDGLHYYGRVEGIYELNYGFGKGLNPVVFKCHWFDPRRVKRKPEIGLVEVDRSSVYAGDDVYILATQVFQVFYLPYACKNPRKGLLNWDVVITVPTHNRPPLPNSEDYRRLDPSTYDGDFYQEEGLPGKFTIDLPSNEDMEEEHEATGMDEDTAQDEVEDVENQQDLTLLERFRAGLDADDPVGPPPGYVDDWWGNDDSDDDTTARTIARDEPDNGY; from the exons ATGACGTTA TCACAGCAGTCACAACAGAGTCAGCCAGCGGGACATTTTCGTGCTGGGTTTGATAACTGCCTGGATGACTTTCTTGATGCAAACGCACCTGAGGAGGTGGAGACACATGAGGAGGCGGAGACCCCTGAGGAGGCGGACACAACTGAGGTGCCGGAGCCGAGCACAAAGAAGTTCTACGAGACTTTGTTTGCCGCGCAAAAACCTCTTCATTCACTTACAGAGGTTACCCAGCTGGATGCAATCGCTCGCCTAATGGTCTTCAAGAGCGATAGGAACTTGAgtagagatgggttcgatgatcTTCTGACTATCATTGGCAGCATTCTGCCGCAAGGGCACCTCCTAACGAAGAACATGTATGAGTCTAACAAAATCCTCAGTGCACTTAAGATGCCATATGAGCAGATACATtgttgtccaaagggatgcatgctattcaggAAAGAACATGCTGAAGGAAAGTATTGCATCAAATGCAAATCCTCTAGGTATTTCGAGGTGGACTCCGGTAATGGTCAGAAAAGGCAGACAGGGGTTGCCCAAAAGATCCTCCGGTACCTTCCATTTCTCCCGAGGATCCAACGGCTTTTCATGACGGAGGAATCTGCCCAACAGATGCGCTGGCCCTCATTGGGGCATAGATATCGTAAGGAGAAGATGATACATCCATCGGATGGTGCAGCATGGCAGAAGTTCGCAGCTTTGCATCCGAAGAAAGCAGGCGACCCAAGGAGTGTGGCAATTGCGATATCCAcggatgggttcaatccatatggcaTGTCAGCTGCGACATATAGTTGTTGGCCCGTATTTGTTATTCCCCTGAACCTGCCCCCTGGCGTTGTCATGAGATCGCAGAACATGTTTGTGTCGCTCATAATCCCAGGGCCAAAATACCCGGGTAAGAACATGAGCGTGTACCTGGAACCGTTGGTGGATGACTTGCTTGTTGGATGGGAGGGGCGCGGGGTGCGCACATATGACGCCGTAACAAAAAAGCACTTTGATATGTATGTCTGGTACCACACATCTCTGCATGACCTACCggcacgtgctttgttctgcggctggtgtacacatgggaagtggccttgccctGTGTGTAGGCAGGCAGTGACTTTCTTCTGGCTGACAAAGGGAGGCAAGTATTCCTGCTTTGACGAACATCGAAAGTTCCTTGACCAGAATCATAGATTCCGGAGTGACAAAAAGAGGTTCAAGAAAGGCGTTGCTATCACTACTCCACGACCACGGTTGAGGACCGGCGCCGAAATCAAGGCTAAGTTGGAAGCTCTCCGCCCTAATGCCAATGGGAATGGTTTCGAAGGATATGGAGAGACACACCAGTGGACTCACATTCCATGCTTATGGAAACTCCCTTATTTTCATCAgctcgagctcccgcataacattgatgtaatgcacactgAAAAGAATATCGCTGAGGCCCTTTGGAGCACCATcatggacactgagaagacgaaaGATAACATTAAGGCACGAATCGATCAACAACAGTGGTGCGATAGGCCAGAATACGACATGAAGCCTCCTGGAGTCAAAGGCCCCAAGTGGTCTAAGCCAAAGGCCCGATTCTGCCCTTCACGGTCCGATCGGAGAGACATATTCAGGTGGATCGTGGACTGCTTGTGTTTTCCTGATGGGTACGTAGCTAACTGGGCGAGGGGTGCAAACATTGACACGTTGCGAGTAggagggctcaagagtcacgactatcacgtATGGCtagagcggataatgccggtgatgattcgaggctttGTCGACGAGGAGACTTGGCTAGTGCTGTCAGAGTTGAGCTTTTTCTTCCGCCAGCTCTGTGCTAAGGAGCTAGACCGTAAAGTGGTTGAGAAGCTGCATGACCAGGCACCGGAGTTGCTTTGCAAGCTAGAGATGCTCCTTCCGCCAGGGTTCTTTAATCCGATGCAGCATATGATCCTGCATCTCCCGTGGGAGGCGTTGCTGGGGGGCACTGTGCAAACCCGTTGGCAGTATGGGCCTGAGAGAGAAACGAAGAAGCTTCGTGAAATGTGTGGCAACAAATGCAAGATCAAGGCATCCATTGCCGAGGCTGTTCTTAAGGTGGAAGTGTCAAACTTCACGACAAAGTACTATGATGAAAACATTGCTACTCGACACAATCCAGTGCTTCGTTACAATGCTGCCGACCCTAAAGATGTTGCACAACTTAGCATCTTCATCGGGCTGGGTGGCAAATCAAGTGGCACACAGAAAAAGTGTATCAAAAATCAAGAGTGGGAAGAGATCCACACATATGTTCTGAAAAGCATGGacgaagtgaagccgtacatcga ACAATTCAATGAAAAATACTGGAAGGTACGGAGCAGGGGTCCTAACTACAAAGAAAAGGACGAGCTCTTTAAAAAGGGTGGTGGATTCGGTTTCATTAGTTGGTTCTCGTCTTTG GCAAAAAGGGATAGAGAGATGAATCCCGAGCTGCGAAAAATTGCCAATGGCTTTGAGTATTCCACGGCGTCATACAATGCTTATGACGTgaatgggtatcgcttccatacCCACGAGTACACACAGAGCCGTCCCAACCggaagacaataaatagcggggtcTTATGTGAAGGCTCGGATggactccattactatggaagagtcgagggtatatacgagctgaattatgGCTTTGGCAAAGGGCTAAATCCTGTTGTATTCAaatgtcattggttcgacccacgtCGGGTGAAACGGAAACCTGAGATTGGGTTGGTTGAAGTTGACCGAAGCTCGGTATATGCTGGAGATGATGTATATATATTGGCTACCCAGGTTttccaagtattctatctcccatACGCGTGCAAGAACCCGAGAAAAGGTCTACTGAATTGGGATGTTGTGATCACGGTACCGACGCACAACAGGCCTCCTTTGCCAAACAGTGAAGATTACCGTCGCCTAGACCCCTCTACATACGACGGCGACTTCTATCAGGAAGAAGGGCTACCAGGGAAATTTACTATCGACTTGCCTTCAAATGAGGACatggaggaagaacacgaagctaCGGGCATGGATGAAGACACGGCGCAAGATGAAGTTGAGGATGTCGAGAACCAACAAGACTTGACATTGCTTGAGCGCTTTCGTGCAGGCCTTGACGCCGATGATCCCGTGGGACCACCGCCAGGTTACGTGGATGATTGGTGGGGCAACGATGATAGCGATGATGACACAACTGCTCGCACAATTGCTCGCGATGAGCCGGACAATGGATACTAA